The proteins below come from a single Cryomorphaceae bacterium genomic window:
- the ribD gene encoding bifunctional diaminohydroxyphosphoribosylaminopyrimidine deaminase/5-amino-6-(5-phosphoribosylamino)uracil reductase RibD has protein sequence MVSININNPLSFGYLRAVENKYMQRCFQLARMGLGFVAPNPLVGCVIVNKNRIIGEGYHHQYGGPHAEVFAIRSVSDPELLKHSTLYVSLEPCAHHGKTPPCAELIVESGIPKVVIANRDPFEAVNGKGIEKLQLAGIEVVSGVCEEEGSRMNRRFFTFHNKKRPYVILKAVQSQDGFMDPPRNEDEKGIRWISAHETAILTHQWRAEESAILIGTRTAQVDNPSLTTRQVSGPNPLRLLIDKNCSVPADAALFSQDAQTVVFNAKKSGSESHVQWVKLDFAQSVVPQIMDWCHQHHIQSVLVEGGAATLQGFLDSECWDEARLISGNVRFGKGLPTPSIKGKSVRRYTFGGDRIEHIIPQ, from the coding sequence ATGGTGTCAATAAATATTAACAACCCGCTTTCCTTTGGCTATCTTCGCGCCGTGGAAAACAAGTACATGCAACGCTGCTTTCAGTTGGCCCGTATGGGTTTAGGCTTTGTTGCCCCTAACCCACTGGTTGGTTGTGTTATTGTTAATAAAAATCGAATTATTGGTGAAGGGTATCACCACCAATACGGAGGTCCGCATGCCGAGGTGTTCGCCATTCGCTCTGTTTCGGACCCTGAACTTTTAAAGCATTCAACGCTTTACGTTAGTCTTGAGCCTTGTGCCCACCACGGAAAAACGCCACCTTGTGCAGAACTGATTGTAGAATCGGGTATTCCAAAAGTGGTGATTGCCAACCGTGATCCGTTTGAAGCAGTGAATGGAAAAGGCATTGAAAAACTGCAGCTCGCAGGAATTGAGGTTGTTTCAGGAGTTTGTGAAGAAGAAGGAAGCCGGATGAACCGCCGTTTCTTCACTTTTCACAACAAAAAACGGCCCTACGTAATCCTAAAAGCTGTGCAAAGTCAGGATGGCTTCATGGACCCACCACGCAATGAAGATGAAAAAGGAATTCGCTGGATTTCAGCGCATGAAACCGCCATACTCACCCACCAATGGCGTGCAGAAGAAAGCGCCATACTTATTGGAACACGAACCGCGCAGGTTGACAATCCATCCCTCACAACCAGACAGGTGAGCGGCCCAAATCCGCTTAGGTTGTTGATTGACAAGAACTGTTCTGTGCCAGCCGATGCGGCACTTTTCAGCCAAGACGCCCAAACAGTGGTGTTCAACGCAAAAAAGAGCGGATCCGAATCCCATGTGCAATGGGTAAAGCTTGATTTTGCCCAATCTGTTGTACCCCAAATAATGGATTGGTGCCACCAACACCACATTCAATCGGTATTGGTTGAAGGTGGGGCTGCTACGCTGCAGGGATTTCTGGATTCCGAATGCTGGGATGAGGCACGCCTTATTAGTGGAAATGTGCGCTTCGGCAAGGGCCTCCCAACGCCCAGCATCAAGGGTAAAAGTGTGCGGCGATACACTTTTGGCGGTGACAGGATTGAACACATTATACCGCAATGA
- a CDS encoding YigZ family protein gives MEGAVLQYRTIASPSEGLYKEKGSKFLGFAFPVTNESDINQRLEELRKLHHQGRHHCYGWVLGVDDIRMRANDDGEPTYSAGKPILSQIEKLELTGTLVVVVRYFGGTKLGVGGLIQAYRAAAEAALNQSHILTLDVVSSYQLLFPYAAMNDVMSLVKQLELETSAHKFELSCEMRVKVPREKLESFTKGSAEIQELRLNKLQDD, from the coding sequence ATGGAGGGTGCTGTTTTGCAATATCGCACCATCGCGTCGCCCTCGGAAGGACTCTACAAGGAAAAAGGGAGTAAGTTTTTGGGCTTTGCCTTTCCGGTGACAAACGAAAGCGACATCAACCAACGCCTCGAAGAGTTGCGCAAACTGCACCACCAAGGGCGACACCACTGCTACGGCTGGGTGCTGGGGGTGGACGATATAAGGATGCGGGCTAACGATGACGGCGAACCCACCTACAGCGCAGGCAAACCCATTCTCTCACAAATTGAAAAGCTCGAGCTTACCGGAACGCTGGTGGTGGTAGTGAGGTACTTCGGGGGCACAAAACTCGGTGTGGGCGGATTGATTCAGGCCTACAGAGCCGCAGCCGAAGCAGCACTCAATCAATCCCATATCTTAACCCTTGATGTGGTTTCGAGCTACCAATTGCTTTTTCCCTATGCCGCAATGAACGACGTGATGAGCCTGGTAAAACAACTTGAACTCGAAACTTCAGCGCACAAATTTGAACTCTCCTGCGAGATGAGGGTAAAGGTGCCCCGAGAAAAACTGGAATCCTTTACGAAAGGTTCCGCTGAAATCCAGGAACTGAGGCTTAACAAACTGCAGGACGACTAG
- the yajC gene encoding preprotein translocase subunit YajC encodes MTQITSILLMAGGDEGGWTTVLFLWVPIIVVFYFFMIRPQAKKAKETKKFREGLAKGQRVVTIGGIHGKILEINDTNVLIDAGGAKLRMEKSAISPDNTAALEDLDTKK; translated from the coding sequence ATGACACAAATAACGAGTATCTTACTAATGGCAGGCGGCGACGAAGGAGGATGGACCACGGTACTTTTTCTGTGGGTGCCCATCATCGTTGTGTTTTATTTCTTCATGATTCGCCCGCAGGCTAAAAAAGCCAAGGAAACCAAAAAGTTCCGCGAGGGTCTTGCCAAAGGACAACGCGTGGTTACCATTGGAGGTATCCATGGTAAGATTTTGGAAATCAATGACACCAATGTGTTGATTGATGCAGGAGGAGCTAAGCTGCGCATGGAAAAGTCGGCCATATCTCCCGACAACACCGCGGCCCTCGAGGACCTCGACACCAAAAAGTGA
- the prmC gene encoding peptide chain release factor N(5)-glutamine methyltransferase, whose product MFSLSDENRTMTLTDIPMRNAVSMLYVMRQELSGVYSMTELESLIQRTFKELLNMDRMALMLRPETPVDEQVLERFAEVIDRLKKEEPIQYIFGYTDFYGIHLDVKPGVLIPRPETEELVHWMLAEEQHRTGKTIRVLDIGTGSGCIATALAKKWNHAEVWATDVSDVALDLARKNARSNNMKIQFVKASILNGEPEHAGMFDIIVSNPPYVTRNQMPEMKRNVLDFEPHLALFAEGKDPLLFYRAIARYCQKHLKPDGSLYLEINEDLPADTTDLLGSFNFTETSVRKDLNGRYRMVKAAW is encoded by the coding sequence ATGTTTTCGTTATCAGACGAAAATCGAACCATGACGCTGACCGACATACCTATGCGCAATGCAGTTTCGATGCTCTACGTTATGCGTCAGGAGTTATCTGGCGTGTATTCCATGACTGAACTGGAGTCCCTCATTCAACGCACATTCAAGGAGCTCCTCAACATGGACAGAATGGCACTTATGCTGCGACCCGAAACCCCTGTTGATGAGCAGGTTCTTGAGCGCTTTGCTGAGGTGATTGATAGACTCAAAAAGGAAGAGCCCATTCAGTACATTTTCGGCTACACGGATTTTTACGGGATTCATCTCGACGTGAAGCCGGGGGTGTTGATTCCCAGGCCTGAAACCGAAGAATTGGTGCACTGGATGCTGGCCGAAGAACAACATCGCACGGGCAAAACCATCAGGGTGCTCGACATCGGAACCGGCAGCGGTTGTATCGCCACGGCACTTGCCAAAAAATGGAATCACGCCGAAGTGTGGGCCACGGATGTTTCGGATGTTGCGCTTGACCTGGCGAGAAAAAATGCCCGGAGTAACAACATGAAGATTCAATTTGTAAAGGCGAGCATTCTTAACGGCGAGCCGGAACATGCAGGCATGTTTGACATCATCGTGAGCAATCCACCCTACGTTACACGCAATCAGATGCCTGAAATGAAGCGGAATGTGCTGGATTTTGAGCCACACCTCGCGCTATTTGCTGAAGGAAAAGACCCATTGTTGTTTTACCGAGCCATTGCCCGCTATTGCCAAAAACATCTTAAACCTGACGGCAGCCTGTACCTGGAAATCAATGAGGATTTGCCCGCCGATACCACCGATTTGCTGGGGTCGTTTAACTTTACCGAAACTTCCGTCCGAAAAGACCTGAACGGACGTTACAGAATGGTAAAGGCTGCCTGGTAA
- a CDS encoding DMT family transporter has product MMLIYIALSVLCSTLLFVLFKLFERYRLSTGQAIVVNYLIAALFGSMLLPRSVDLFLVYQKPWFWLSALMGFMFITLFHLMAYIAQNIGLSVASVASKMSVVVPVSAAIVLYGDAVTFQKIAGITMALVGIWMASIKERKGKAPVQLLIFPVILFLGSGMLDTLLKYAEGRVVPREDQLYFIPSIFLMAFLWGLLITPFINRKKQATDTSRTRSLAGGVLLGVVNYGSIYFIWQALSSDGAESSVVFPLANMGVVAASSLAGLMAFGEVLSKRNWLGIGVSILAIIIMTSW; this is encoded by the coding sequence ATGATGCTCATATACATAGCCCTGAGCGTACTCTGCTCTACCCTGCTGTTTGTGTTGTTCAAGCTCTTTGAGCGCTACAGGCTGAGCACAGGCCAGGCCATTGTGGTGAATTACCTCATAGCCGCGCTGTTCGGCTCTATGTTGCTGCCGCGTTCTGTTGATTTGTTCCTCGTGTACCAAAAGCCCTGGTTTTGGCTGAGTGCGCTGATGGGCTTTATGTTCATCACGCTGTTTCATTTGATGGCATACATCGCGCAAAACATCGGACTATCGGTGGCATCGGTGGCAAGCAAAATGAGTGTGGTGGTACCAGTTTCGGCGGCCATTGTGTTGTACGGCGATGCGGTTACTTTTCAAAAAATCGCTGGAATTACCATGGCTCTGGTGGGGATCTGGATGGCGAGCATAAAGGAGCGGAAAGGCAAGGCTCCGGTTCAGCTGCTTATTTTTCCGGTGATTCTTTTTCTCGGCTCGGGAATGCTCGACACCCTTTTGAAGTACGCCGAGGGAAGGGTTGTTCCGCGCGAAGACCAATTGTACTTTATTCCCTCCATTTTTCTGATGGCCTTTTTATGGGGTCTGCTTATTACGCCTTTCATCAACAGAAAAAAGCAGGCCACCGACACATCGCGTACCCGAAGTCTGGCCGGCGGTGTACTCCTTGGCGTGGTTAATTACGGCTCCATTTATTTCATATGGCAGGCTTTATCCAGCGATGGCGCGGAAAGTTCGGTGGTATTTCCGTTGGCAAACATGGGTGTTGTGGCAGCCTCTTCGCTTGCCGGGCTCATGGCCTTTGGCGAAGTGCTTTCGAAACGCAACTGGCTCGGAATCGGTGTATCTATTCTGGCCATCATCATTATGACATCCTGGTAG
- a CDS encoding bifunctional oligoribonuclease/PAP phosphatase NrnA — protein sequence MPFLSKSYLRLRYLLSNCGSAVVTVHKNPDGDAMGSGLAWYHILKKWAINAQIIVPNDYPAFLHFLPGNDDVIIFERERDKAIPLIEDADVIFALDYNDFGRTGEMGDFLASSKAKKVLIDHHLDPVVQLDMMFSNPKSCATAEMVYNLMEGMELLEMLDADIATCIYTGLVTDTGSFRFPSTSHYTHRIAAHLIQLGVNNGAVHRHLSDNNSETMLKMRGHVLSNNLVVFPEYKAAYIWLTRKEQEKYDTKPGDTEGLVNEALSIKGVVMAAFFKEDYKMIKISFRSLGTFPVNELSAKHFNGGGHINAAGGNSLDSLKDTMARFGSILPEYKKLLDATD from the coding sequence ATGCCTTTTTTATCAAAATCATATCTGCGGCTCAGGTACTTGCTGAGCAACTGCGGGTCGGCCGTGGTGACCGTGCACAAAAATCCCGACGGCGACGCTATGGGCTCAGGCCTTGCATGGTATCACATTCTTAAAAAATGGGCAATCAATGCACAGATCATCGTACCCAATGATTACCCCGCATTTCTGCATTTTTTACCCGGAAACGACGATGTAATCATCTTTGAGCGCGAGCGCGATAAGGCTATTCCGCTGATTGAGGATGCAGATGTAATCTTTGCGTTGGACTACAACGATTTCGGTCGCACAGGCGAAATGGGAGATTTTCTGGCGTCTTCAAAAGCCAAAAAAGTGCTGATTGATCACCACCTGGATCCGGTTGTACAGCTCGACATGATGTTCAGTAACCCGAAATCCTGCGCCACAGCAGAAATGGTGTACAACCTGATGGAGGGTATGGAGCTTTTGGAAATGCTGGATGCTGATATCGCCACATGCATCTATACAGGCCTTGTAACCGATACCGGTTCGTTTCGTTTTCCGAGCACCAGCCATTATACCCACCGTATAGCGGCTCATCTCATTCAGTTGGGAGTCAACAACGGGGCAGTTCATCGCCACCTGAGCGACAACAACTCCGAAACCATGCTCAAAATGCGAGGTCATGTGCTCAGCAACAATCTGGTGGTTTTTCCGGAGTACAAAGCTGCATACATCTGGCTCACGCGCAAAGAGCAGGAAAAATATGATACAAAGCCCGGAGACACTGAGGGCCTTGTGAACGAGGCGCTATCCATCAAAGGTGTTGTGATGGCAGCTTTCTTCAAGGAGGACTACAAAATGATAAAGATTTCCTTTCGATCTCTGGGAACCTTCCCTGTTAATGAGTTATCAGCGAAGCACTTCAACGGTGGCGGTCACATCAACGCGGCCGGAGGGAACTCGCTCGACAGCCTCAAAGACACAATGGCCCGGTTTGGATCAATCTTACCGGAGTATAAAAAGTTACTGGATGCCACGGATTAG
- a CDS encoding acyl-CoA thioesterase — MIEHRTQIRVRYAETDRMGFVYYGNYATYFEVARVEMLRSLGISYRELEDQGVLLPVVDFKVSYLQPARYDDLLDIQTRISVLPTARITFSYETRNQEGVLLNEAETTLVFVDAHSGRPRKAPDDLLKVFSEKLG, encoded by the coding sequence ATGATTGAGCACCGCACACAAATAAGGGTACGCTACGCCGAAACCGACCGAATGGGCTTTGTATATTATGGTAATTACGCCACCTATTTTGAGGTAGCGCGGGTTGAGATGCTCCGGTCGCTGGGCATTAGCTACCGCGAATTGGAAGATCAAGGTGTGCTCTTGCCTGTGGTAGATTTCAAAGTGAGTTACCTGCAGCCGGCGCGTTACGATGATTTGCTGGATATCCAAACCCGAATCTCTGTACTGCCCACGGCCAGAATTACTTTTTCCTACGAAACTCGTAATCAGGAAGGGGTGCTCTTGAATGAAGCCGAAACCACCCTGGTGTTTGTGGATGCCCATTCGGGCCGACCCCGGAAAGCACCGGATGACTTGCTTAAAGTGTTTTCAGAAAAGCTCGGTTAG
- the dnaA gene encoding chromosomal replication initiator protein DnaA — protein sequence MTKKHVKIWEDCLSIIKDNVSLQAYKTWFDPIQPVKFDKNILTIQVPSQFFYEWLEEHYIGLLKKVIKRVLGDEGRLEYSIVMENTARGSNPYTVKIPTSNSRAVKNEPVTMPLDLGGKSIKNPFIIPGLRKINVDSNLNPNYSFENLIEGDCNRLARSAGYAVAKKPGGTAFNPLLIYGGSGLGKTHLAHAIGIEIKNLSPNKTVLYVSSDKFTQQFIDAVKNNTVNDFCHFYQMMDVLIIDDVEFFSGKEKTQDVFFHIFNSLHQAGKQIVLTSDKAPVEMQGMEQRLLSRFKWGLSADLQPPGLETRIAILEKKMYADGIELPKDVVEYLAYSITTNIRELEGAMISLMAQSSLNKKSINLDLAKQMIDKFVKNTAREVSIDYIQKVVCDYFDLPIELLKSKTRKREVVQARQIAMYFAKKMTKSSLANIGLHCGGKDHATVLHACRTVKNLTETDKNFRKYLEDLEKKLSIQ from the coding sequence ATGACTAAAAAACATGTGAAAATTTGGGAAGACTGCCTCTCTATTATTAAGGACAACGTGAGCCTCCAAGCCTACAAAACGTGGTTCGATCCTATTCAGCCTGTCAAGTTCGACAAGAACATCCTCACCATTCAAGTTCCCTCGCAATTCTTCTACGAATGGTTGGAAGAACACTATATCGGCCTTCTTAAAAAGGTCATCAAGCGTGTGCTTGGCGACGAAGGCCGACTGGAATACTCTATCGTGATGGAAAACACGGCACGGGGTTCCAACCCTTACACTGTGAAAATTCCTACCAGCAACTCGCGGGCGGTAAAAAATGAGCCGGTAACCATGCCTCTGGATCTTGGCGGAAAATCCATCAAGAACCCATTCATTATTCCGGGATTGAGGAAAATCAACGTGGATTCGAACCTCAACCCCAATTACTCTTTTGAAAACCTCATTGAAGGTGATTGCAATCGACTTGCCCGTTCTGCCGGATACGCGGTTGCCAAAAAACCTGGAGGAACAGCGTTTAACCCGCTGCTTATATACGGTGGCTCAGGTTTGGGGAAAACCCACCTTGCCCATGCTATCGGGATTGAAATCAAGAATCTCAGTCCCAACAAAACAGTTCTCTACGTTTCGAGCGATAAATTCACCCAGCAGTTTATTGATGCGGTGAAAAACAATACGGTAAACGACTTCTGCCACTTCTACCAGATGATGGACGTGCTCATCATTGACGATGTGGAATTCTTCTCCGGAAAGGAAAAGACGCAGGACGTTTTCTTCCATATATTCAACTCACTGCACCAGGCAGGGAAACAAATTGTGCTCACCTCCGACAAGGCTCCGGTTGAAATGCAAGGAATGGAGCAACGCCTGCTCTCTCGCTTCAAGTGGGGGCTATCAGCAGATTTACAGCCTCCCGGACTGGAAACCCGTATTGCCATTCTGGAAAAGAAAATGTACGCCGACGGTATTGAGTTGCCTAAGGATGTGGTTGAATACCTCGCCTACAGCATCACCACCAATATTCGCGAACTGGAAGGAGCCATGATTTCATTGATGGCGCAGTCTTCACTCAACAAAAAGTCCATCAACCTTGATCTCGCCAAGCAGATGATTGACAAGTTTGTGAAGAATACCGCGAGGGAGGTCTCAATTGATTACATCCAAAAGGTGGTGTGCGATTACTTTGACCTGCCTATTGAGTTGCTGAAGTCAAAAACCCGCAAGCGCGAGGTTGTGCAGGCACGCCAGATTGCCATGTACTTTGCCAAAAAGATGACCAAGTCCAGTCTGGCAAACATCGGATTACACTGTGGAGGTAAGGATCACGCAACTGTGCTGCACGCGTGTCGCACGGTAAAAAACCTTACCGAAACGGACAAAAACTTCCGAAAATACCTGGAGGACCTTGAGAAAAAACTCAGCATTCAATAA
- a CDS encoding dephospho-CoA kinase, which yields MKLVGITGGIGSGKSTVARLIRAMGYPVYDADARARRLQETDAELIEAIVSLLGEEVLDEAGLNRAAIADKVFGNAELLAKLNDVVHPRVQTDFENWLKEQNSEICFKESALLVETGSWKHCDALIVVTAPAELRIKRVVQRDGTSEKAVKKRMEKQLPESEKVKRAGFVVVNDDHELLIPQVEAIINQLEG from the coding sequence ATGAAACTGGTGGGAATTACGGGCGGAATAGGCAGTGGAAAATCCACTGTGGCTCGCTTGATTCGCGCCATGGGTTACCCTGTTTACGATGCCGACGCGCGCGCCCGTCGTCTTCAGGAAACCGACGCGGAGTTAATCGAGGCCATAGTATCCCTGCTGGGTGAAGAAGTTCTGGATGAGGCCGGACTAAACAGAGCGGCCATTGCCGACAAGGTTTTCGGAAATGCCGAGTTGTTGGCGAAGCTCAACGATGTGGTGCATCCGCGGGTACAAACTGATTTTGAGAACTGGCTGAAGGAGCAAAACAGCGAAATCTGTTTTAAGGAATCGGCATTGCTGGTTGAAACCGGAAGCTGGAAACACTGCGATGCACTCATTGTTGTAACCGCACCCGCAGAATTGCGCATCAAGAGAGTGGTGCAGCGCGATGGCACCAGCGAAAAGGCCGTTAAAAAGCGAATGGAGAAGCAGCTTCCTGAAAGCGAAAAGGTAAAACGCGCCGGTTTTGTTGTGGTAAATGATGACCATGAGCTTTTGATCCCGCAGGTAGAAGCCATCATCAATCAACTGGAGGGCTAA
- a CDS encoding nucleoside-diphosphate kinase translates to MAGNRTFTMIKPDAVSANNIGNILAMIENAGFRIRAMKFTRLSRVDAETFYAVHKERPFFGELVDYMISGPIVAAILEKDNAVEDFRKLIGATDPSEAAEGTIRKLYAKSKAENAVHGSDSDENAAIECSFHFAGREVY, encoded by the coding sequence ATGGCTGGAAACAGAACCTTCACCATGATTAAGCCCGACGCCGTGTCGGCCAATAATATTGGCAATATTCTCGCGATGATTGAAAACGCCGGATTCCGTATCCGAGCCATGAAATTTACCCGTTTGAGCCGTGTAGATGCCGAAACTTTTTACGCTGTTCACAAAGAGCGCCCGTTCTTTGGTGAGCTGGTGGATTACATGATTTCAGGTCCAATTGTGGCGGCAATTCTTGAAAAAGACAATGCGGTTGAGGACTTCCGCAAACTGATTGGCGCCACCGATCCTTCGGAAGCGGCAGAAGGCACCATCCGCAAGCTCTACGCAAAATCAAAAGCTGAGAACGCGGTACACGGTTCTGACAGTGATGAGAATGCCGCTATTGAGTGCTCTTTCCATTTTGCGGGAAGAGAGGTTTACTGA
- a CDS encoding FKBP-type peptidyl-prolyl cis-trans isomerase — protein sequence MQSRWSIVLLVAMLACKAPVYPDYDEVASGLHMKLQAFDTDLDLSAPCDVFELGLKSPDTAMTQAFETRKVDNLPYWIYADDPMLIMLTRYLDHMKPGDSATFIDHRPGVVGTADTIEVTITWKGCFGHDDFSRHFERWLLEREMMEEQRLREKALDGGFTSTLIHPAVVYRIEASGEGEPLRYGDVIGIRYTGYFLTGQLFDDQFLTGESLVFQLGSEGQILTGLEYGLIGARRGETRTIVVPSLFAFGENGSSTGIIPPFTPLMYRITIDSDEGFLP from the coding sequence ATGCAAAGCAGATGGAGCATAGTTTTATTGGTGGCGATGCTGGCCTGCAAAGCTCCGGTGTATCCCGATTACGATGAAGTGGCCTCAGGGCTCCATATGAAACTGCAGGCCTTTGATACCGATCTGGATCTATCGGCGCCGTGCGATGTTTTCGAACTCGGGTTGAAAAGCCCGGATACTGCCATGACGCAGGCCTTTGAAACCCGAAAAGTTGACAACCTTCCCTATTGGATTTATGCAGATGACCCAATGCTTATCATGTTGACTCGTTATCTGGACCACATGAAACCCGGAGACAGCGCAACTTTCATAGACCATCGGCCGGGGGTAGTGGGTACTGCCGATACCATTGAAGTCACCATAACCTGGAAGGGTTGCTTTGGTCATGACGATTTCTCCAGACACTTTGAAAGGTGGTTACTGGAAAGAGAAATGATGGAGGAACAACGCTTGCGCGAGAAAGCATTGGACGGTGGGTTTACTTCAACGTTGATCCATCCCGCTGTGGTTTACAGAATAGAAGCGAGTGGCGAGGGCGAGCCGCTGCGTTACGGCGATGTAATTGGCATTCGCTACACAGGTTATTTTCTTACAGGCCAGCTATTTGATGACCAATTCCTCACGGGCGAATCGCTGGTTTTTCAGCTAGGCAGCGAGGGGCAAATACTTACAGGCCTGGAATACGGACTTATTGGGGCACGACGCGGCGAAACACGCACCATTGTTGTTCCCTCTTTATTTGCCTTTGGCGAAAACGGCTCTTCTACCGGTATCATTCCGCCCTTTACACCGCTCATGTACCGCATAACCATTGACTCCGACGAGGGCTTCTTGCCCTGA
- a CDS encoding low molecular weight phosphotyrosine protein phosphatase has product MKILMVCLGNICRSPLAEAILREKADAQNLDIEIDSCGTGNYHIGEPPDERSQANALKNGIDISYLRARQFKVTDFEAFDRIFVMDQSNYNNVAKVSSHPEQMKKVEFILNTLNPGSNESVPDPYFGGESGFQRVFELLDAACDKIVEDLAR; this is encoded by the coding sequence ATGAAGATTTTGATGGTTTGCCTGGGAAACATATGCCGCAGCCCGCTGGCGGAAGCCATCCTGCGCGAAAAAGCAGACGCCCAAAACCTCGACATTGAAATAGACTCTTGCGGTACGGGCAATTATCACATCGGAGAGCCACCCGACGAACGCTCACAAGCCAACGCTTTGAAAAATGGAATAGACATTTCCTATTTGAGGGCAAGGCAGTTTAAAGTGACAGACTTTGAAGCTTTTGATCGCATTTTCGTAATGGATCAGAGCAACTACAACAATGTTGCAAAAGTGAGCTCGCACCCAGAACAGATGAAAAAAGTAGAGTTCATTCTAAACACGCTCAACCCCGGCAGCAATGAGTCCGTTCCCGACCCTTATTTCGGCGGAGAGTCCGGATTTCAGCGTGTCTTTGAATTGCTGGATGCAGCCTGTGATAAAATTGTTGAAGACCTTGCCCGTTAA
- a CDS encoding SAM-dependent methyltransferase has protein sequence MPVKSTLYLIPSPIDGSYNSHQVPLAETERIAHLRVFVVENLKHARRYLRKLLPEVAIDDCTFYEMGKHATPESLSRLWSTMKSGTDAGVISEAGLPGVADPGGSVVSMAHQMGMRVIPLIGPGSIFMALMASGFNGQQFSFHGYLPREGADRSKKIRELESQAHRTGYTQIFMETPFRNNALLDDILKSCGSSTMLCIARAISQADECINTRSIQDWQKSTPNLHKVPVIFLIGKI, from the coding sequence TTGCCCGTTAAATCCACACTCTACCTCATCCCCTCACCCATTGATGGCAGCTACAACAGTCATCAGGTGCCTCTTGCCGAAACGGAGCGAATTGCTCATCTTAGGGTATTTGTGGTGGAAAACCTCAAGCATGCGCGGCGCTACCTGCGAAAACTATTGCCTGAAGTTGCCATAGACGATTGCACGTTTTACGAAATGGGCAAACACGCTACCCCCGAATCGCTGTCAAGATTGTGGAGCACCATGAAATCGGGTACAGACGCAGGGGTCATATCGGAGGCCGGTTTACCCGGCGTAGCAGACCCCGGAGGCTCAGTGGTGAGCATGGCACACCAAATGGGAATGCGGGTGATTCCGCTGATTGGCCCGGGTTCTATTTTTATGGCGCTGATGGCCAGCGGTTTTAACGGCCAACAATTTAGCTTTCACGGCTACCTGCCGCGCGAAGGGGCTGATCGATCGAAAAAAATCAGGGAATTGGAAAGCCAGGCGCACCGAACGGGGTACACCCAGATTTTCATGGAAACCCCTTTTCGAAACAATGCCCTGCTGGATGATATTCTCAAGAGCTGCGGATCAAGCACCATGCTGTGTATCGCACGCGCCATTTCGCAAGCAGATGAATGCATCAATACCCGAAGCATTCAAGACTGGCAAAAAAGTACTCCAAACCTGCACAAGGTGCCTGTGATTTTCCTCATTGGCAAGATCTAA
- a CDS encoding acyltransferase — MFVAFCRWLFRRNGWKVTGKLPDLPKYLVVVGPHTSNWDFIYGVAARDYVQTDIRFLGKKELFKFPFKNFFLSLGGYPVNRHTNEKAVDATIRVFKDMPEFRLALSPEGTRSKVPALRSGFYHIARGVNIPYVLVGLNYATRTVEIAEAKMATGTWEEESAFVVRFFRNIKGKNPELGIS, encoded by the coding sequence ATGTTTGTGGCGTTTTGCAGATGGTTATTCAGGCGCAACGGATGGAAAGTAACAGGCAAACTGCCCGATTTACCCAAATACCTGGTTGTAGTGGGCCCGCATACCAGCAACTGGGATTTCATTTACGGTGTAGCTGCTCGCGATTATGTGCAAACCGACATCCGCTTTTTGGGCAAAAAGGAGTTGTTCAAATTTCCGTTTAAAAACTTTTTTTTAAGCCTGGGTGGATATCCTGTAAACCGGCATACCAACGAGAAAGCGGTTGATGCTACCATTCGTGTTTTCAAGGATATGCCAGAATTTCGGCTGGCATTGTCGCCCGAAGGTACCCGAAGCAAGGTACCTGCGCTGCGAAGCGGATTTTACCACATTGCGAGAGGAGTAAACATCCCATATGTTCTGGTGGGGCTCAATTATGCCACGCGAACAGTAGAGATTGCCGAAGCGAAGATGGCTACAGGCACATGGGAGGAGGAATCCGCCTTTGTGGTTCGTTTCTTTCGCAATATCAAGGGAAAGAACCCGGAATTGGGCATTTCCTGA